A genomic region of Mycobacterium senriense contains the following coding sequences:
- a CDS encoding DUF732 domain-containing protein, whose product MRLQLALSVGVSVAIGMAPLAHGDPVAPNGDEAGFLASLHGAGINYSTPESAITFAKSVCVSMGDGEAGPQMVDELKSQNPGLTNDQAASFLAIAAKYFCPQRLNRG is encoded by the coding sequence ATGAGACTGCAGCTGGCACTGAGCGTTGGCGTTTCGGTCGCGATCGGAATGGCCCCGCTCGCGCATGGCGACCCAGTGGCACCCAACGGCGACGAGGCCGGTTTCCTTGCCTCGCTGCATGGTGCGGGCATCAACTACTCAACCCCCGAGTCAGCCATCACGTTCGCCAAATCGGTGTGCGTGTCGATGGGCGACGGCGAGGCCGGCCCGCAAATGGTTGACGAACTGAAGAGCCAAAACCCCGGACTCACCAACGATCAAGCCGCATCGTTCTTGGCTATCGCGGCGAAATACTTTTGCCCGCAGCGACTTAACCGAGGGTAG
- a CDS encoding sterol desaturase family protein has translation MSALSGFLSALPPQMRDPVLVAIPFFLLLLTLEWTAARKLEHFTAEAADTARPASGAHLTRDSVASISMGLVSVATTAGWKTLALLGYAAIYAYVAPWHLSATHWYTWVVAILGVDLLYYAYHRIAHRVRLIWATHQAHHSSEYYNFATALRQKWNNSGEILMWIPLPLLGISPWMVFFSFSLNLIYQFWIHTERIDKLPRPFEFLFNTPSHHRVHHGMDKIYLDKNYGGIFIVWDRLFGTFQAELFRPHYGLTKRVDTFNIWTLQTREYVAIARDWRSATRLRDRLGYVFGPPGWLPRAARHTEAGTPAVTSL, from the coding sequence GTGAGTGCCCTGTCAGGCTTCCTGTCCGCCCTGCCTCCGCAGATGCGGGATCCGGTGCTGGTGGCCATCCCGTTCTTTCTGCTGCTGTTGACCCTCGAATGGACCGCGGCCAGGAAACTGGAACACTTCACGGCCGAGGCCGCCGACACGGCGCGGCCGGCATCGGGGGCGCACCTGACCCGCGATTCGGTGGCGAGCATCTCGATGGGGCTGGTGTCGGTGGCCACCACGGCCGGCTGGAAGACCCTGGCTCTGCTCGGCTATGCCGCGATCTATGCCTACGTGGCACCCTGGCACCTGTCGGCGACGCATTGGTACACCTGGGTCGTCGCGATTCTCGGCGTGGACCTGCTGTACTACGCCTATCACCGGATCGCGCACCGGGTGCGATTGATCTGGGCGACCCACCAGGCCCATCACTCCAGCGAGTACTACAACTTCGCTACGGCGCTGCGCCAGAAATGGAACAACAGCGGCGAGATCTTGATGTGGATCCCGTTGCCGCTGTTGGGAATTTCGCCGTGGATGGTGTTTTTCAGCTTCTCGTTGAACTTGATCTACCAGTTCTGGATTCACACCGAGCGGATCGACAAGTTGCCGCGGCCGTTCGAGTTCCTGTTCAACACGCCGTCGCATCACCGGGTGCATCACGGGATGGACAAGATCTACCTCGACAAGAACTACGGCGGCATCTTCATCGTCTGGGACCGGCTCTTCGGGACCTTCCAGGCCGAGCTGTTCCGGCCGCATTACGGCCTCACGAAGCGCGTGGACACGTTCAACATCTGGACGTTGCAGACCCGGGAATACGTCGCGATCGCCCGCGACTGGCGATCGGCGACGCGCCTGCGCGATCGGTTGGGTTACGTGTTCGGCCCGCCGGGCTGGTTGCCGCGGGCGGCCCGTCACACCGAGGCCGGAACCCCGGCCGTGACCTCCCTGTAA
- a CDS encoding DUF732 domain-containing protein, with protein sequence MRFLTFLAGAVAFALMAIPAHADSDDDAFIAALNKAGITYQSPDRAIKAGQKVCDLAKSGTTELDIIRDVHELNPAFTTAKAALFVQAAASVYCPERLSSGDGGTNPQSSS encoded by the coding sequence GTGAGGTTCCTAACGTTTCTTGCCGGCGCAGTTGCCTTCGCCCTGATGGCCATACCAGCGCACGCCGACTCCGATGACGACGCATTCATCGCCGCCCTGAACAAGGCTGGCATCACCTATCAGAGCCCCGACCGCGCGATAAAAGCGGGCCAAAAGGTGTGCGACTTGGCCAAGTCGGGCACCACAGAACTCGACATCATCAGAGATGTCCACGAGCTCAACCCGGCATTCACCACAGCAAAAGCCGCCCTGTTCGTCCAGGCCGCCGCCAGCGTCTACTGCCCCGAGCGTCTGTCCAGCGGCGATGGCGGAACAAACCCCCAGAGCAGTAGCTAA
- a CDS encoding PPE family protein has protein sequence MLDFAALPPEINSARMYSGPGSGPMLAAAAAWNTMAAELRSAAASYGSVVTELSSEGWLGPSSMSMLAAATPYLAWLDGTATQAEEVGGQAFAAATAYEAAFAITVPPAVVAANRAQLAMLVATNIFGQNTPAIAATEAQYAEMWAQDAGAMNGYATASSAAAQFTPLATPQSNTNADGVAGQTNTVAQVAQTPAGAVQSNLSSAASGSTSSSSGSVSSYLAGLLSGSDNSALGTFTNGNFFSTAVVNGALAGGPFNPQFIIASLQGVLAAQHATTLGGLGDFAADAEGVATADLASNTVGSAGLGGASAGVGNAHLVGSMSVPQSWASAANITPGQSAAQATGVTGLTDTRAAPAAGGPGGVAGPMGGTGRRLRRAIPKYGFRPVVMPRPPAAG, from the coding sequence ATGTTGGACTTTGCGGCGCTGCCGCCGGAAATCAATTCGGCCAGAATGTATTCCGGCCCGGGATCGGGCCCGATGTTGGCCGCCGCTGCTGCTTGGAACACAATGGCCGCTGAGTTGCGGTCCGCAGCAGCCTCTTACGGCTCGGTGGTCACTGAGCTCAGCAGTGAAGGCTGGCTGGGTCCTTCATCGATGTCGATGTTGGCCGCGGCGACACCCTATCTGGCTTGGTTGGATGGCACCGCCACCCAGGCCGAGGAGGTCGGCGGTCAGGCCTTCGCCGCCGCGACCGCTTACGAGGCGGCGTTTGCGATAACGGTGCCCCCGGCGGTCGTCGCGGCCAATCGCGCTCAGCTGGCGATGCTGGTTGCTACCAACATTTTTGGTCAGAACACCCCTGCAATCGCCGCCACCGAAGCGCAGTATGCCGAGATGTGGGCTCAGGACGCGGGCGCGATGAACGGATATGCCACTGCATCGAGTGCGGCGGCACAATTTACGCCGTTGGCCACGCCGCAGTCGAACACCAACGCCGACGGTGTGGCCGGCCAAACAAACACGGTGGCTCAGGTGGCTCAAACGCCGGCCGGTGCCGTGCAGTCGAACCTGTCGTCGGCAGCTAGCGGTTCCACCTCCTCGTCCTCGGGGTCGGTGTCGTCATATTTGGCGGGCCTGCTGAGCGGCTCGGACAATTCGGCCTTGGGCACCTTCACGAATGGCAACTTCTTCAGTACCGCGGTGGTGAACGGCGCTCTTGCCGGTGGCCCCTTCAACCCGCAATTCATCATCGCATCGCTCCAAGGCGTCCTGGCAGCGCAGCACGCCACGACGCTGGGGGGTCTAGGAGACTTCGCCGCCGACGCCGAAGGCGTCGCGACTGCCGACCTGGCATCGAACACGGTGGGGTCGGCCGGCCTCGGTGGCGCATCTGCGGGGGTAGGCAACGCGCATCTGGTCGGGTCGATGTCGGTGCCGCAAAGCTGGGCGTCGGCGGCCAATATCACCCCCGGCCAATCGGCCGCGCAGGCCACCGGCGTCACCGGTCTCACTGACACGAGGGCAGCCCCCGCGGCAGGCGGGCCCGGAGGCGTCGCGGGGCCGATGGGCGGCACCGGCAGGCGACTGCGCCGCGCCATCCCCAAATACGGGTTCCGACCCGTCGTCATGCCACGTCCGCCGGCTGCCGGCTGA
- a CDS encoding PPE family protein translates to MFYGAFPPEFNSGRMYSGPGPGSLVAAATAWQNLATELHSTATSYSSVLSSLTGGPWVGPSSIAMASAAAPYVAWMQQTATQAAQSATQATEAAAAYETAFAAHVPPAVIAENRTLLAQLVATNLLGQNTAAIAANEAQYGEFWAQDATAMDTYFAASATAVNNLTAFTPAPKTTNEAAEPMQAAAVSSAASTPAANVANTAASAATTTLPYTGAFSLPANLAYLYNNFVTGLLNGLPGGSSFYTGLYNAVKVPLGLTTQFNDIGLLINFPLSQWLKFAPPVAYGALPKDALGAGLGALGFGRGTLFSAINPIAGMGNAGTLVGKLSIPPSWATSTPAIRTVAAALSAAGTEAVPAAALGQGSLFSSMGLAGMLGSAVGAGGPTVAQAGMRNRMTPIKDLKDKQSPEQLKRLVAQISEKPETVQHHNVDQENLDALLEQLAKKPGIHAVHLKKGDKSKVMPADAQSG, encoded by the coding sequence ATGTTTTACGGAGCCTTTCCGCCGGAGTTCAACTCGGGCCGGATGTACAGCGGTCCGGGACCGGGGTCCTTGGTGGCGGCGGCGACGGCATGGCAGAACCTGGCCACCGAATTGCATTCCACCGCAACGTCGTACTCGTCGGTGCTCTCCAGCCTGACGGGCGGACCCTGGGTAGGTCCGTCCTCAATCGCCATGGCGAGCGCGGCCGCCCCGTATGTGGCCTGGATGCAGCAAACCGCCACGCAGGCCGCACAATCGGCGACCCAGGCCACCGAGGCGGCCGCCGCCTACGAGACGGCTTTCGCGGCCCACGTGCCGCCCGCGGTGATCGCGGAAAACCGGACCCTGCTCGCACAGCTGGTGGCCACCAACCTGCTCGGGCAGAACACCGCGGCGATCGCCGCGAATGAGGCTCAATACGGCGAGTTTTGGGCCCAGGACGCCACCGCGATGGACACGTACTTCGCCGCGTCGGCGACCGCAGTCAACAACCTGACGGCATTCACCCCCGCGCCCAAGACCACCAATGAAGCTGCCGAGCCGATGCAAGCGGCCGCGGTGAGTTCGGCGGCGAGCACCCCGGCCGCCAACGTCGCGAATACCGCGGCTTCGGCGGCGACGACCACGTTGCCCTACACCGGGGCATTCTCACTGCCGGCCAATCTCGCCTATCTCTACAACAACTTCGTCACTGGCCTATTGAACGGACTCCCAGGGGGGTCCAGTTTTTACACCGGCTTGTACAACGCAGTGAAGGTGCCCCTGGGGCTCACCACGCAGTTCAACGACATCGGGTTGCTGATCAACTTCCCGTTGTCGCAGTGGCTCAAGTTCGCCCCACCCGTCGCGTACGGGGCGTTGCCGAAAGATGCGCTGGGCGCCGGGCTGGGGGCGCTGGGCTTCGGCCGCGGCACGCTATTCAGCGCGATCAACCCGATCGCCGGTATGGGCAACGCCGGCACCCTGGTCGGGAAGCTGTCGATCCCGCCGAGTTGGGCCACGTCCACTCCGGCCATCAGGACCGTCGCCGCCGCGCTGTCGGCCGCCGGAACCGAGGCTGTGCCCGCGGCGGCGCTGGGGCAGGGGAGTCTGTTCAGCTCGATGGGGCTGGCCGGGATGCTGGGTAGCGCCGTGGGCGCGGGCGGACCCACCGTGGCACAGGCGGGCATGCGTAACCGGATGACTCCGATCAAGGATCTCAAAGACAAGCAATCGCCGGAACAGCTGAAACGCCTTGTCGCGCAGATCTCGGAGAAACCCGAAACCGTGCAGCACCACAATGTCGATCAGGAGAACCTCGACGCACTCCTCGAACAGCTGGCCAAGAAGCCGGGCATCCACGCGGTGCACCTGAAAAAGGGCGACAAGTCGAAGGTCATGCCCGCCGATGCCCAGTCAGGTTGA
- a CDS encoding PE family protein, producing the protein MNFVTAQPELLAIAAGQLQVIGTALTAQNSATAIPMTGVLPAAADEVSLVTAAQFARHGQMFQALSAQAAAIHENFVTTLQTSAGSYAATEAANAVAAR; encoded by the coding sequence ATGAACTTTGTTACCGCACAGCCGGAATTGCTGGCCATTGCCGCCGGCCAGCTGCAAGTGATCGGTACGGCCCTGACCGCCCAGAACTCGGCCACCGCCATCCCGATGACGGGAGTGCTGCCCGCCGCCGCCGACGAGGTGTCGCTGGTGACCGCCGCGCAGTTCGCACGGCACGGTCAGATGTTTCAAGCGCTGAGCGCCCAGGCTGCGGCAATACACGAAAACTTCGTGACCACCTTGCAGACCAGCGCCGGATCGTATGCGGCCACCGAGGCGGCCAACGCCGTCGCTGCCCGCTGA
- a CDS encoding MgtC/SapB family protein — METLSALDFLLRLGVGVGCGSLIGLERQWRARRAGLRTNALVAGGATLFVLYAAATSDTSPTRVASYVVSGIGFLGGGVILREGVNVRGLNTAATLWCSAAIGVLAASGHLVFALIGTGTVIGIHLLGRPLGRLIDRDNSAEEDESLVPYLVQVVCRPKHEKYARAQIVQHAGSNDITLRGIHTGNPDGDEVTLTAHLLMNGDAPARLERLVAELSLLPGVRAVQWYAGDEAQSDDRR, encoded by the coding sequence TTGGAGACGCTGAGCGCTCTCGATTTCCTGCTCCGACTGGGCGTCGGCGTGGGGTGCGGGTCCCTCATCGGCCTGGAACGGCAATGGCGGGCGCGGCGGGCCGGCCTACGCACCAACGCACTCGTGGCCGGCGGCGCGACGCTTTTCGTGCTCTACGCGGCGGCCACCTCCGACACCAGCCCCACCCGGGTCGCCTCCTATGTCGTGTCAGGCATCGGGTTCCTCGGTGGTGGCGTGATCCTCCGGGAGGGGGTCAACGTCCGGGGCCTCAACACCGCCGCGACCCTGTGGTGCTCGGCGGCGATCGGCGTGCTGGCCGCTTCCGGGCACCTGGTGTTCGCGCTGATCGGCACCGGCACCGTCATCGGCATCCACCTGCTGGGGCGCCCACTGGGCCGGCTGATCGACCGCGACAACAGCGCCGAAGAAGACGAGAGCCTGGTGCCGTACCTCGTGCAGGTGGTCTGCCGTCCGAAGCACGAGAAGTACGCGCGGGCCCAGATCGTCCAGCACGCCGGCAGCAACGACATCACGCTTCGCGGAATCCATACCGGCAACCCGGACGGCGACGAGGTCACCCTGACCGCCCACCTCCTGATGAACGGCGACGCCCCGGCCCGGCTGGAGCGGCTGGTGGCGGAACTGTCGCTGCTACCGGGCGTCCGTGCGGTGCAGTGGTATGCCGGAGACGAAGCGCAGTCCGACGATCGTCGCTGA
- a CDS encoding DUF732 domain-containing protein, with amino-acid sequence MKPLLALLGVSAMIGLAAPAYADPPPAPDGDDGGFVAALQQAGFSFNSPGSAAAAGRAVCSCLNNGESGLAVVHDVKTHNPGMDMEMASNFAVLSAKYYCPQQLSKA; translated from the coding sequence ATGAAACCGCTACTGGCGCTACTTGGTGTTTCGGCGATGATCGGCCTTGCCGCACCGGCATACGCCGATCCTCCGCCTGCGCCGGACGGTGACGACGGCGGCTTCGTCGCCGCGCTGCAGCAAGCCGGGTTCAGCTTCAACAGCCCGGGTTCGGCCGCCGCCGCCGGCAGAGCGGTGTGTTCCTGCCTGAACAACGGCGAGTCGGGCCTGGCGGTGGTCCACGACGTGAAAACCCACAATCCCGGGATGGACATGGAAATGGCCTCGAACTTCGCCGTACTTTCCGCGAAGTACTACTGCCCCCAACAGCTCTCCAAGGCCTGA
- the eccA5 gene encoding type VII secretion system ESX-5 AAA family ATPase EccA5, translating into MTRPQSTAEGARNAMVAGLLASGVSVNGLQPSHNPQVAAQMFTTATNLDPGMCDAWLARILAGEHSIDVLSGAWSSIRTFGWETRRLGVTELQFRPEVSDGLFLRLAVTTVETLACAYAAVLAEAKRYEEAAKLIDGVVPRQPVDEELVSYVRGVLYFRTARWPDVLHQFAEGKTWRQPELKAAGAAMATTALASLGVFEEALRRGQEAIEGDRVPGAANIALYTQGMCLRHLGREDEAVELLRRVYSRDPKFTPAREALDNPNFRLVLTDPETIEARTDPWDPDSAPTRAETEAARHAEEAAKYLAEGDAELNAMLGMERAKREIKLIKSTTKVNLARAKMGLPVPVTSRHTLLLGPPGTGKTSVARAFSKQLCGLTVLRKPVVVETSRTKLLGRYMADAEKNTEELLEGALGGAVFFDEMHTLHEKGYQQGDPYGNAIINTLLLYMENHRDELVVFGAGYAKAMDKMLEVNQGLRRRFSTVIEFFSYTPDELVALTRLMGQENEDVITDESAQGLLPSYTKFYLDESYSEDGDLIRGIDTLGNAGFVRNVVEKARDHRSFRLDDEDLDAVLSSDVTEFSERQLLRFKELTQEDLAEGLSAAVAEKKSD; encoded by the coding sequence ATGACGAGGCCGCAATCAACCGCTGAAGGTGCGCGTAACGCGATGGTCGCGGGCCTGCTGGCCTCGGGCGTCTCGGTCAATGGGCTGCAGCCCAGCCACAATCCGCAGGTTGCGGCGCAGATGTTCACCACCGCGACCAACCTGGATCCGGGGATGTGCGACGCCTGGCTGGCCCGGATCCTGGCGGGGGAGCACAGCATCGATGTGCTGTCCGGTGCGTGGTCCTCGATCCGGACGTTCGGTTGGGAGACCCGCCGCCTCGGGGTGACCGAGTTACAGTTCCGGCCCGAGGTGTCCGACGGGTTGTTCCTGCGGCTGGCCGTCACCACCGTGGAGACGCTGGCGTGTGCGTACGCCGCGGTCCTCGCCGAAGCGAAACGCTACGAGGAAGCCGCGAAACTGATCGACGGCGTCGTACCCCGACAACCGGTCGATGAGGAACTGGTCAGCTACGTGCGCGGCGTGCTGTATTTCCGCACGGCTCGCTGGCCGGATGTGCTGCATCAGTTCGCCGAGGGGAAGACCTGGCGGCAGCCCGAACTGAAGGCCGCGGGCGCGGCGATGGCGACCACGGCGCTGGCATCGCTGGGTGTGTTCGAGGAGGCGTTGCGCCGGGGCCAGGAGGCCATCGAGGGCGACCGGGTGCCGGGCGCGGCCAACATCGCCCTGTACACCCAGGGCATGTGCTTGCGGCATCTGGGCCGCGAGGACGAGGCTGTCGAACTGCTGCGCCGGGTGTACTCGCGGGACCCCAAGTTCACGCCGGCCCGCGAAGCGCTGGACAACCCGAACTTCCGCCTGGTCCTGACCGACCCGGAGACGATCGAGGCGAGGACCGACCCGTGGGATCCGGACAGCGCGCCGACCCGGGCCGAGACCGAGGCCGCCCGTCACGCCGAAGAGGCGGCGAAGTACCTCGCGGAAGGCGACGCCGAACTCAACGCCATGCTCGGCATGGAACGCGCCAAGCGCGAGATCAAGCTCATCAAATCGACGACCAAGGTGAATCTGGCGCGCGCCAAGATGGGCCTGCCGGTGCCGGTCACGTCGCGCCACACGTTGTTGCTCGGCCCGCCCGGCACCGGAAAAACCTCGGTGGCAAGGGCTTTCAGCAAGCAGCTGTGCGGATTGACCGTGCTGCGCAAGCCCGTGGTGGTGGAAACCAGTCGCACCAAGCTACTCGGCCGCTACATGGCCGACGCCGAGAAGAACACCGAGGAGCTCCTGGAGGGCGCGTTGGGCGGCGCCGTCTTCTTCGATGAGATGCACACGCTGCACGAGAAGGGCTACCAGCAGGGCGACCCCTACGGCAACGCGATCATCAACACGTTGCTGTTGTACATGGAGAATCATCGCGACGAGCTGGTGGTCTTCGGCGCCGGCTACGCCAAGGCCATGGACAAGATGCTCGAAGTGAATCAGGGTCTGCGACGGCGTTTTTCGACCGTCATCGAGTTTTTCAGCTATACCCCGGACGAGCTGGTGGCGCTGACCCGGTTGATGGGCCAGGAGAACGAAGACGTGATCACCGACGAATCGGCGCAGGGGCTGTTGCCGTCGTACACGAAGTTCTACCTCGACGAAAGTTATTCGGAGGACGGCGATCTCATCCGCGGCATCGATACGCTCGGCAACGCCGGTTTCGTGCGCAACGTGGTGGAGAAGGCGCGCGATCACCGCAGTTTCCGTCTGGACGACGAAGACCTGGATGCGGTGCTGTCCAGCGACGTGACCGAGTTCAGCGAGCGGCAACTGCTGCGTTTCAAAGAACTGACCCAGGAGGATCTCGCCGAGGGCCTCAGCGCGGCGGTCGCCGAGAAAAAGTCAGACTGA
- a CDS encoding PPE family protein has protein sequence MSLYAGLPPEINSARMYSGPGSESMLAAAAAWNAISAEMRSAATNYESVIAALTSEGWFGPSSTKMSAAVAPFIEWLNTTAAQAERAGTQSNAAAAAYEAAFAATVPPAVVAANRTQLTNLVAGNLFGQNTGLIAANEAQYGEMWAQDASAMTSYSTASRAATELTPFQQPQSDTTSGGTAQQTAAVVNAANGASSSSTTPSGESLLEWLGLAPNTNTSTTGLAGLMNYLDGSNGSLLGSFLNNASVANFSNAFTTSGLLNPTSFIDSAMNMNSISALNAVDSTTSGLGVLAAGLGGTANLASVTAPGAAAVAGVGQASLVGALSVPPGWGATGAAITPVAATTQVGLGAYHGFGSATPMVMEDAGAVGMPGVPLAGIPGGHADDFAEPMYGFRPRIMGRPPAAG, from the coding sequence ATGTCGCTTTATGCGGGATTGCCGCCGGAAATCAACTCGGCCAGAATGTATTCCGGCCCAGGCTCGGAATCAATGCTGGCCGCCGCGGCCGCGTGGAACGCCATTTCTGCTGAAATGCGCTCGGCTGCAACAAACTATGAATCGGTGATCGCAGCGCTTACCAGCGAAGGCTGGTTCGGACCGTCCTCGACGAAGATGTCGGCTGCGGTCGCGCCTTTCATCGAGTGGCTCAACACCACCGCCGCGCAGGCCGAGCGGGCCGGCACACAGTCCAACGCGGCCGCAGCCGCCTACGAGGCCGCGTTTGCCGCCACCGTCCCCCCGGCCGTTGTCGCGGCCAATCGCACCCAGCTGACGAATTTGGTGGCAGGCAACCTCTTCGGCCAGAACACTGGGTTGATTGCGGCCAACGAGGCCCAATACGGCGAGATGTGGGCTCAAGACGCCTCCGCAATGACCAGTTACAGCACCGCCTCGCGCGCAGCAACCGAACTGACGCCGTTTCAACAACCGCAATCCGACACCACCAGCGGCGGAACGGCGCAACAAACCGCCGCGGTTGTCAACGCGGCCAATGGCGCCTCGAGCAGCAGCACCACCCCCTCGGGCGAGAGTCTGCTGGAGTGGCTTGGCCTCGCGCCCAATACGAATACCTCCACCACCGGGCTTGCCGGGTTGATGAACTACCTGGACGGCAGCAATGGGTCACTGTTGGGAAGCTTCCTCAACAACGCCTCGGTCGCCAACTTCTCCAACGCCTTCACCACTAGTGGGCTGCTGAACCCGACGTCGTTCATCGATTCGGCGATGAACATGAACTCCATCTCGGCGTTGAACGCCGTCGACTCGACCACGTCGGGACTGGGAGTTCTGGCCGCCGGCCTGGGGGGTACCGCGAACCTGGCGTCAGTCACCGCGCCCGGCGCTGCGGCGGTGGCGGGCGTCGGGCAGGCGAGCTTGGTTGGGGCGCTGTCGGTTCCGCCGGGCTGGGGTGCAACCGGAGCCGCGATCACGCCAGTGGCGGCGACGACTCAGGTCGGCCTGGGGGCGTATCACGGCTTCGGCTCCGCCACCCCGATGGTGATGGAAGATGCTGGGGCAGTGGGCATGCCGGGTGTGCCCCTGGCGGGCATCCCCGGCGGGCATGCGGACGACTTCGCTGAGCCGATGTACGGGTTCCGTCCCCGCATCATGGGTCGCCCTCCGGCCGCAGGCTAG
- a CDS encoding PPE family protein yields MLDFGAYPPEYNSGRMYVGAGSGPLLAAAAAWDELAAELQSTGASYNSTIETLATGPWTGPSSIAMAAAAAPYVAWIHATGAQAEQAGVQAKLAAGAYEAAFAATVPPPVIAANRSLLATLVATNILGQNTPAIAATEAHYMEMWAQDAAAMYAYTAASASASQLTPFTQPPHTTNESAGPTQAAAVAQSTGQSSANTVSHLSQLSTTIQPAAQAVTNASSTTTAASGSSLTLPNAVTNWNEFWSVLTGPYSPQSWSSIPGGPFLSFGQAYSWGQNGQGAAAYLAGPKAISGALAPLASGTDAVRPMLSSAVGAGQASGSMGKAALVGGMSVPQGWTEAAPAIRTLAQGIPTDMAALPAAMAGEEGVFNQMALSSLAGRAVAAAATRPVGGAASVAGSLGGVAAEADPAAATIIVIPCIEE; encoded by the coding sequence ATGTTGGATTTCGGGGCTTATCCGCCGGAATACAACTCGGGGCGGATGTACGTCGGGGCGGGGTCGGGGCCGCTGCTGGCCGCGGCCGCAGCGTGGGACGAATTGGCCGCGGAGCTGCAAAGCACTGGGGCGTCGTACAACTCGACGATCGAAACTCTGGCAACGGGTCCGTGGACGGGACCCTCATCCATCGCGATGGCGGCCGCGGCAGCCCCGTACGTGGCGTGGATCCACGCCACCGGCGCGCAAGCCGAGCAGGCGGGCGTCCAGGCCAAACTCGCGGCCGGCGCCTACGAGGCGGCGTTCGCGGCGACGGTCCCGCCGCCGGTGATCGCCGCCAACCGCTCGCTGCTCGCGACCTTGGTCGCCACCAACATCCTCGGCCAGAACACCCCGGCGATCGCCGCCACCGAAGCCCACTACATGGAGATGTGGGCGCAGGATGCCGCCGCCATGTACGCGTACACGGCGGCGTCGGCGAGCGCCTCGCAGCTGACCCCGTTCACCCAGCCGCCTCACACCACCAACGAGTCGGCCGGACCCACCCAAGCGGCCGCGGTCGCCCAGAGCACCGGGCAGTCCAGCGCGAACACCGTCAGCCACCTGTCCCAGCTGAGCACCACGATCCAGCCGGCGGCACAGGCCGTGACGAATGCCAGCTCAACCACCACGGCGGCGTCCGGTTCGTCACTTACCCTGCCGAATGCCGTGACGAACTGGAACGAGTTCTGGTCGGTCCTCACCGGGCCGTACTCCCCGCAGTCATGGAGCAGCATCCCTGGCGGTCCGTTCCTGTCGTTCGGCCAGGCGTACTCCTGGGGCCAGAACGGGCAGGGTGCTGCCGCATATTTGGCTGGGCCCAAAGCCATTTCCGGGGCTTTGGCGCCATTGGCCAGCGGCACCGACGCCGTCAGGCCGATGCTCAGCTCGGCCGTCGGCGCGGGGCAGGCGTCGGGGTCGATGGGCAAAGCCGCTCTGGTGGGCGGCATGTCGGTGCCGCAGGGCTGGACGGAAGCCGCCCCGGCGATCCGAACACTCGCCCAGGGGATCCCGACCGACATGGCGGCGCTGCCGGCCGCGATGGCCGGCGAGGAGGGCGTCTTCAACCAGATGGCCCTGTCCAGCCTGGCTGGACGCGCCGTCGCGGCCGCCGCAACCCGACCCGTCGGGGGCGCCGCCTCGGTGGCGGGTTCGCTGGGCGGCGTCGCCGCCGAAGCCGATCCGGCCGCGGCCACCATCATCGTGATCCCCTGCATCGAGGAGTGA